Proteins from a single region of Streptomyces sp. TN58:
- a CDS encoding SulP family inorganic anion transporter: MSPAARLRGLKPDWLSDPKVWRTEVLAGLVVALALIPEAISFSIIAGVDPAIGLFASFTMAVVISIVGGRRAMISAATGAVALVIAPLNREHGFGYLVAAVILAGLFQILLGALGVAKLMRFIPRSVMVGFVNSLAILIFMAQVPEMRNVPWPVYPLLIGGLALMVFFPKITTVVPAPLVSIVILTVITVAAGIAVPTVGDKGELPSSLPVPGLPDVPFTLDTLTTIAPYAFAMALVGLMESLMTAKLVDEITDTHSNKTRESIGQGIANVVTGFFGGMGGCAMIGQTMINVKVSGARTRLSTFLAGAFLMVLCIVFGPVVSDIPMAALVAVMVMVCFATFDWHSIAPRTLKRMPAGEIAVMVITVACVVATHNLAIGVVVGSVTAMVVFAKRVAHLADVTAVVDPDNTTVVYRVTGELFFASSNDLVGRFDYVRDPQRVVIDLSGAHIWDASSVAALDAIEHKYAQRGKTVEITGLNTPSADLHRRLSGELAAGH, from the coding sequence GTGTCCCCGGCCGCGCGTCTACGCGGCCTGAAGCCCGACTGGCTGTCCGATCCGAAGGTCTGGCGCACCGAAGTCCTCGCGGGCCTGGTCGTCGCCCTGGCGCTGATTCCCGAGGCGATCTCGTTCTCGATCATCGCCGGTGTCGACCCGGCCATCGGCCTTTTCGCCTCCTTCACCATGGCCGTCGTCATCTCGATCGTCGGCGGACGCCGGGCGATGATCTCCGCCGCCACCGGTGCCGTCGCCCTGGTGATCGCTCCGCTGAACCGGGAGCACGGCTTCGGCTACCTCGTCGCCGCCGTCATCCTCGCCGGCCTCTTCCAGATCCTCCTGGGCGCGCTCGGGGTGGCGAAGCTGATGCGGTTCATCCCCCGCTCGGTGATGGTCGGCTTCGTCAACTCCCTCGCCATCCTGATCTTCATGGCCCAGGTGCCGGAGATGCGGAACGTCCCCTGGCCGGTCTATCCGCTGCTCATCGGCGGCCTCGCGCTCATGGTGTTCTTCCCGAAGATCACCACTGTGGTCCCCGCGCCGCTCGTCTCGATCGTCATCCTCACCGTGATCACGGTGGCGGCCGGCATCGCCGTCCCGACGGTGGGCGACAAGGGCGAGCTGCCGTCGTCCCTGCCGGTGCCGGGCCTGCCCGACGTGCCGTTCACCCTGGACACGCTGACGACCATCGCGCCGTACGCGTTCGCCATGGCGCTGGTCGGGCTGATGGAGTCGCTGATGACCGCGAAGCTCGTCGACGAGATCACCGACACCCACTCGAACAAGACCCGGGAATCCATCGGCCAGGGCATCGCCAACGTCGTCACCGGCTTCTTCGGCGGCATGGGCGGCTGCGCCATGATCGGCCAGACGATGATCAACGTGAAGGTCTCCGGCGCCCGCACCCGCCTGTCCACCTTCCTCGCCGGGGCGTTCCTGATGGTGCTGTGCATCGTCTTCGGCCCGGTCGTCTCCGACATCCCCATGGCCGCCCTCGTCGCGGTGATGGTCATGGTGTGCTTCGCGACCTTCGACTGGCACTCCATCGCCCCCAGGACCCTCAAGCGGATGCCCGCGGGCGAGATCGCCGTCATGGTGATCACCGTCGCCTGCGTCGTCGCCACCCACAACCTCGCCATCGGCGTCGTCGTCGGCTCGGTCACCGCCATGGTCGTCTTCGCCAAGCGCGTCGCCCACCTCGCCGACGTCACCGCCGTGGTCGACCCCGACAACACCACGGTCGTCTACCGGGTCACGGGTGAACTGTTCTTCGCTTCCTCCAATGACCTCGTCGGCCGGTTCGACTACGTGCGAGACCCGCAGAGGGTCGTCATCGACCTGTCCGGGGCCCACATCTGGGACGCCTCCTCGGTCGCCGCCCTCGACGCCATCGAGCACAAGTACGCCCAGCGCGGCAAGACCGTCGAGATCACCGGCCTCAACACCCCCAGCGCCGACCTTCACCGCAGGCTCAGCGGCGAGCTCGCCGCCGGTCACTGA
- a CDS encoding nucleotidyl transferase AbiEii/AbiGii toxin family protein produces the protein MEDLHHRLIRIGLEALAKDFGYRLAGGYAVQAHRLVSRVSDDVDLFTPIARAEGELPQAIARLVEAYESAGYKVQVTQQAQVYARLHVTDPGTGAQSKVKLVGDLLHHPPVDSDLGPVLHLDDLAAAKTGALFGRAEVRDAIDVDALLRAGYSRARLLELAALNEAEPNLSEYVSALARVEHHTDKQFAAYGIDAQVAAAIRGRFADWRRELSQAPHEEHEESARATGPSAGRLPPSPPGHGIGPKRAGGR, from the coding sequence GTGGAAGACCTGCACCATCGGCTCATCCGCATCGGTCTGGAAGCGCTCGCGAAGGACTTCGGCTACCGGCTCGCCGGCGGGTACGCCGTCCAGGCCCACCGTCTCGTCAGCCGGGTCAGCGATGATGTCGACCTTTTCACTCCGATCGCACGCGCCGAGGGCGAGCTTCCTCAGGCGATTGCCCGGCTCGTCGAGGCGTATGAGTCGGCCGGGTACAAGGTCCAGGTCACGCAGCAGGCCCAGGTGTACGCACGCCTGCACGTCACCGATCCGGGGACCGGCGCGCAGTCCAAGGTCAAGCTCGTCGGTGATCTCCTGCACCATCCACCCGTCGACTCGGACCTCGGTCCCGTCCTCCATCTGGACGACTTGGCGGCCGCGAAGACCGGCGCCCTGTTCGGCCGGGCCGAGGTGCGCGACGCCATCGATGTCGACGCACTCCTGCGAGCCGGGTACAGCCGCGCCCGCCTGCTCGAACTCGCCGCTCTGAACGAGGCCGAACCTAACCTGTCGGAGTACGTCTCCGCCCTCGCCCGAGTGGAGCATCACACCGACAAGCAGTTCGCCGCCTATGGAATCGACGCACAAGTGGCTGCCGCGATCCGAGGCCGGTTCGCCGACTGGCGCCGCGAGCTGTCCCAGGCCCCGCACGAGGAGCACGAGGAGTCCGCCAGGGCCACCGGCCCGTCTGCCGGCCGGCTCCCGCCGTCACCGCCCGGCCATGGCATCGGGCCCAAGCGGGCGGGCGGCCGCTGA
- a CDS encoding tyrosine-type recombinase/integrase: MATRNLARGMGTFFKSCDHPQTRWSKCPHDYKIRFRGTSGRQIQESGFETQEKAIGRLTEIYDTKRRRPHSQAKHERIEKFGRMSFGEYVAEWRAGQRRLAESSARHLDSLLENHLLPALRSRRMDSFDHKVVEGFVRNMETSCVGAATQSNAFDKLASILHDAHRLGIFDENPLRGVNPPQYTPSPSVIPTPGQLAAIRSGGDDSFQLLVGLMSGCGLRNGEAAAANIRNIVADDVYRVTEQVNQTTKTYGPLKHRRPGEYRDVPLPPRIKDAIERYVDKHGTTDGYLLRHPKDTTRPFQPYLLQNQWQRLKKEQKLAIPDGVVIYSLRHFFASNCLSHGIPITDVAEWMGHKSIDITFKIYRHLMPGSLGQAARALNLGLAA; this comes from the coding sequence GTGGCCACGAGGAACCTGGCTCGCGGGATGGGAACGTTCTTCAAGTCATGCGATCACCCACAGACCAGGTGGTCGAAGTGTCCGCACGACTACAAGATTCGGTTCCGAGGCACATCGGGACGCCAGATTCAGGAATCTGGCTTCGAAACCCAAGAGAAGGCCATCGGAAGGCTCACCGAGATCTACGACACAAAGAGGAGAAGACCCCACAGTCAGGCGAAGCACGAACGCATCGAGAAGTTCGGACGCATGTCATTTGGCGAGTACGTTGCCGAGTGGCGGGCAGGGCAGCGCCGTCTGGCTGAGTCTTCAGCCAGGCACCTCGACTCCTTGCTGGAGAACCACCTCCTACCAGCGCTCAGAAGCCGGCGCATGGACAGCTTCGACCACAAGGTGGTCGAAGGCTTCGTACGCAATATGGAGACTTCCTGCGTCGGCGCGGCCACACAATCGAACGCCTTCGACAAGCTCGCTTCCATCTTGCATGATGCGCATCGCCTGGGCATCTTCGATGAGAACCCTCTACGAGGCGTCAACCCTCCTCAGTACACGCCAAGTCCTAGCGTCATCCCGACCCCAGGCCAGCTCGCAGCGATACGTTCCGGCGGCGACGACTCCTTCCAGCTGCTCGTCGGCCTGATGAGTGGCTGCGGCTTGCGCAACGGCGAGGCCGCTGCGGCCAACATCCGCAACATCGTGGCCGATGATGTCTACCGGGTCACTGAGCAGGTCAATCAGACCACCAAGACGTACGGACCGCTCAAACACCGAAGACCCGGTGAGTACCGCGACGTCCCGCTTCCTCCGCGCATCAAGGACGCCATCGAGCGGTACGTCGACAAGCACGGCACCACCGATGGCTACCTCCTCCGGCACCCCAAGGACACCACCCGCCCGTTCCAGCCATATCTCCTGCAAAACCAATGGCAGCGGCTCAAGAAGGAGCAGAAACTCGCCATCCCTGACGGCGTGGTCATCTACAGCCTCCGTCACTTCTTCGCCTCGAACTGCCTCAGCCATGGCATCCCCATCACGGATGTCGCCGAATGGATGGGCCACAAGAGCATCGACATCACGTTCAAGATCTACCGGCACCTCATGCCTGGGTCGCTCGGGCAGGCAGCCAGGGCCCTAAACCTCGGTCTGGCCGCCTGA
- a CDS encoding helix-turn-helix domain-containing protein, producing MPAQFMTAKELAAHLNMSLVWVYREAARSGLTPYKFGTGRNAKIQFKASEVQAWIGQRKLPSPT from the coding sequence ATGCCAGCGCAGTTCATGACCGCGAAGGAACTTGCGGCGCACCTCAACATGTCGCTGGTCTGGGTCTATCGAGAGGCAGCGCGATCGGGCCTGACGCCCTACAAGTTCGGCACGGGCCGCAACGCGAAGATCCAATTCAAGGCGTCCGAGGTCCAAGCGTGGATCGGACAAAGGAAGTTGCCCAGTCCCACGTAG